A genomic stretch from Marinobacter fonticola includes:
- a CDS encoding type IV pilus twitching motility protein PilT, with the protein MDITELLAFSAKQGASDLHLSAGLPPMIRVDGDVRRINLPPMEHKEVHSLIYDIMNDKQRKDYEEFLETDFSFEVPGVARFRVNAFNQNRGAGAVFRTIPSKVLTMDDLGMGQVFKDVSSVPRGLVLVTGPTGSGKSTTLAAMLDYINDSRYEHVLTIEDPIEFVHESKKCLVNQREVHRDTLGFNEALRSALREDPDIILVGELRDLETIRLALTAAETGHLVFGTLHTTSAAKTIDRIVDVFPAEEKSMVRSMLSESLQAVVSQTLMKKVGGGRVAAHEIMIGTSAIRNLIREDKVAQMYSAIQTGGSIGMQTLDQCLQRMLQKGLITREAARSKAKMPDNF; encoded by the coding sequence ATGGATATAACTGAACTCCTGGCCTTTTCGGCGAAGCAGGGCGCGTCGGACTTGCACCTGTCTGCCGGACTGCCACCGATGATTCGTGTTGACGGCGATGTGCGGCGAATCAACCTGCCGCCGATGGAGCACAAAGAAGTCCATTCGCTCATTTACGACATCATGAACGATAAGCAGCGGAAGGACTACGAAGAATTCCTCGAGACCGACTTCTCCTTCGAAGTGCCGGGCGTGGCCCGCTTCCGGGTCAACGCCTTTAACCAGAATCGCGGCGCCGGCGCCGTATTCCGGACGATCCCGTCCAAGGTCCTGACCATGGACGATCTGGGCATGGGGCAGGTCTTCAAGGACGTGTCTTCGGTACCCCGCGGGCTGGTGCTGGTCACCGGACCGACCGGTTCCGGTAAGTCCACGACCCTGGCGGCGATGCTCGACTACATCAACGACAGCCGTTACGAGCACGTCCTCACCATCGAAGACCCCATCGAATTTGTGCACGAATCCAAGAAGTGTCTGGTTAACCAGCGGGAAGTTCACCGCGACACGCTTGGGTTCAACGAGGCCCTGCGTTCGGCCCTGCGGGAAGACCCCGACATTATCCTGGTGGGTGAGCTGCGGGACCTGGAGACTATTCGTCTGGCCCTGACCGCGGCGGAAACCGGTCACCTGGTCTTCGGCACCTTGCATACCACGTCCGCTGCCAAAACCATCGACCGTATCGTCGACGTCTTCCCGGCGGAAGAAAAGTCCATGGTCCGCTCGATGCTGTCCGAATCGCTACAGGCAGTTGTCTCCCAGACGCTGATGAAAAAAGTCGGTGGCGGCCGGGTGGCGGCTCACGAGATTATGATCGGCACTTCGGCGATCCGGAACCTGATCCGGGAAGACAAAGTGGCGCAGATGTACTCGGCGATCCAGACCGGTGGTTCGATTGGGATGCAGACCCTCGACCAATGCCTCCAGCGTATGCTCCAGAAGGGCTTGATCACCCGTGAGGCGGCCCGATCCAAGGCGAAGATGCCAGACAACTTCTGA
- a CDS encoding DUF2782 domain-containing protein: MKRTLSLLTAVAAGIFSVAFLQVSQAQESAADNEPVRASEYQPPSDEPQVVIRPGEDATYYEYRVNGELREIRVDPKVGPVYYLIPVDGGFIRQDGSQLVVPKWVLFEW, encoded by the coding sequence ATGAAACGAACCCTCTCCCTGCTGACCGCCGTCGCTGCCGGCATTTTTTCCGTCGCTTTTCTTCAGGTATCGCAGGCGCAAGAATCAGCGGCGGACAACGAACCGGTGCGGGCTTCGGAGTACCAGCCGCCATCGGATGAGCCTCAGGTTGTCATTCGACCGGGCGAAGACGCTACTTATTATGAGTACCGTGTGAACGGCGAATTGAGGGAAATCAGGGTCGATCCCAAAGTCGGGCCGGTCTATTACCTGATTCCGGTTGATGGCGGATTCATTCGCCAGGATGGCTCGCAGCTGGTGGTGCCGAAATGGGTTCTTTTCGAGTGGTGA
- a CDS encoding PilT/PilU family type 4a pilus ATPase, translating into MEFEKLLRLMVEKGGSDLFITAGVPPSMKVNGKVLPVTKNALTPEQTREFVYGAMNDKQRAEFDETHESNFAISARGIGRFRVSAFFQRNLCGMVLRRIEVKIPQLDDLGLPDIIKDLAMTKRGLIIFVGATGTGKSTSLAAMIGHRNRNSRGHIISIEDPIEFVHQHQGCIVTQREVGIDTENFEVALKNTLRQAPDVILIGEVRTKQTMEYSVQFAETGHLCLATLHANNANQALDRIIQFFNPDQHNQIWMDLSLNLRAVVAQQLVPTPDGKGRRAVIEVLINTPLVQDLIRKGEVHKLKELMAKSTEMGMQTFDQALYRLYAEGAITYEDALAHADSANDLRLMIKLGADAAGSDKLSSTVDKLSIQDD; encoded by the coding sequence ATGGAATTTGAGAAACTGCTGCGGTTGATGGTGGAGAAAGGGGGCTCAGACCTCTTCATTACGGCCGGTGTGCCGCCCAGCATGAAGGTGAACGGTAAAGTGTTGCCGGTTACCAAGAACGCGCTTACGCCGGAGCAGACCCGGGAATTCGTCTACGGGGCGATGAACGATAAGCAGCGCGCCGAATTCGACGAAACCCACGAGAGCAACTTCGCGATCAGCGCCCGGGGCATTGGCCGGTTCCGTGTCAGCGCCTTCTTCCAGCGCAACCTGTGCGGCATGGTGCTACGCCGTATCGAGGTGAAGATTCCGCAGCTCGACGATCTGGGACTGCCCGATATCATCAAGGATTTGGCCATGACCAAGCGTGGCCTGATTATTTTCGTCGGCGCCACCGGAACCGGTAAGTCCACGTCGCTGGCGGCCATGATCGGCCACCGCAATCGCAACAGCCGTGGGCACATCATCTCGATCGAGGACCCGATTGAATTCGTCCACCAGCATCAGGGATGTATCGTGACCCAGCGTGAAGTGGGCATCGATACAGAGAACTTCGAGGTGGCGCTGAAAAACACGTTACGCCAAGCGCCCGATGTGATCTTGATCGGCGAGGTGCGAACCAAGCAAACCATGGAGTATTCCGTCCAGTTCGCCGAGACCGGCCACCTGTGTCTGGCCACCCTGCACGCGAACAACGCCAACCAGGCGCTGGATCGGATTATCCAGTTCTTCAACCCGGACCAGCACAACCAGATCTGGATGGACCTTTCTCTCAATCTCAGGGCTGTCGTCGCCCAGCAGTTGGTACCGACGCCGGACGGCAAGGGCCGTCGCGCGGTTATCGAAGTGCTGATCAACACGCCGCTGGTCCAGGATCTGATTCGAAAGGGGGAAGTTCACAAGCTCAAAGAATTGATGGCCAAATCGACCGAGATGGGCATGCAGACCTTTGACCAGGCGCTCTACCGGCTCTACGCTGAAGGTGCGATCACCTACGAAGATGCGCTGGCCCATGCGGATTCGGCCAACGACCTGCGTCTGATGATCAAACTGGGTGCCGATGCGGCCGGTTCTGATAAGCTTTCATCCACGGTCGACAAACTGTCGATCCAGGACGATTAG
- the polA gene encoding DNA polymerase I has translation MSQQQTPPVVLVDGSSYLFRAFHALPDLTTSKGQQTGAIKGVISMIRRIDKDYPGSKVVVVFDAKGKTFRHDLYEEYKAHRPPMPEDLATQIAPIHEIISAMGLPLLIVPNVEADDVIGTLAYEATAKGVDVVISTGDKDMAQLVSNHVTLINTMTETAMDREGVQEKFGIAPEQIIDYLALVGDKVDNIPGVEKCGPKTAVKWLQSYNNLGNLLEHADEIKGKIGDNLRAAAEILPLSQELATIKTDVELAFGITDVNPEEPDKEKLLALFKELEFRTWVDELSRQADVPDVSSDEAAPEAPEKHYATITDKAAFDSWVERLAKADLFAFDTETTSLNYSIAEVVGVSFAIEPGEAAYVPFGHDYMGAPDQLEGDYVLGQLKPLLEDPRRKKVGQNLKYDKNVLANHGISLEGIAEDTMLASYVLNSTASRHDMDSLALKYLGEATISFESIAGKGVKQLTFNQISLEQAGPYAAEDADITLRLHQTLRPKLAAEPKLESVYRNIDLPLVPVLSHMEQRGVMLDTATLRSHSQQLATRMAELEQAAHEEAGETFNLGSPKQLQAIFYEKLGLPVIKKTPKGAPSTAEPVLQELAHDYKLPHLILEHRSLSKLKSTYTDRLPEVVSPRTGRVHTSYHQAVAATGRLSSSEPNLQNIPIRTEEGRRIRQAFVAPDGYKLVAADYSQIELRIMAHLSGDKSLLNAFAEGKDIHRATAAEVFGTSVDGVTGEQRRSAKAINFGLIYGMSAFGLSRQLGVERKVAQEYIDLYFHRYPGVAEYMDNIRKLAHDQGYVETLFGRRLYLPEINARNKQMQQAAERTAINAPMQGTAADIIKRAMVTVEDWLLNSHADEARMVMQVHDELILEVKESALDKVMKGLTERMSRAAELDVPLLVEAGVGDNWDEAH, from the coding sequence ATGAGCCAGCAACAGACGCCACCGGTTGTTCTTGTCGATGGGTCGTCCTACCTGTTTCGCGCCTTTCACGCCCTCCCTGATTTGACGACCAGCAAGGGACAGCAAACCGGTGCAATCAAGGGCGTGATCAGCATGATTCGCCGTATAGACAAGGACTACCCGGGCTCCAAAGTGGTTGTTGTTTTCGATGCCAAGGGCAAAACGTTCCGCCACGATCTCTATGAAGAGTACAAGGCCCATCGTCCACCCATGCCCGAGGACTTGGCCACCCAAATCGCCCCGATCCACGAGATTATTAGCGCCATGGGCCTGCCGCTATTGATCGTACCCAACGTGGAGGCCGACGATGTGATCGGCACCCTCGCCTACGAGGCGACCGCCAAGGGGGTGGATGTGGTGATTTCCACCGGCGACAAGGATATGGCGCAACTGGTCAGCAATCACGTCACCCTGATCAACACCATGACCGAAACCGCTATGGACCGGGAGGGCGTGCAGGAAAAATTCGGCATCGCTCCCGAGCAGATCATTGATTACCTCGCCCTCGTCGGCGACAAGGTGGACAACATTCCCGGCGTGGAAAAGTGCGGCCCGAAAACGGCGGTAAAGTGGCTGCAATCCTACAACAACCTGGGCAACCTGCTTGAGCACGCTGACGAGATTAAGGGCAAGATTGGCGACAACCTCCGCGCTGCGGCAGAGATCCTCCCCCTGAGCCAGGAACTCGCTACCATCAAAACAGATGTGGAGTTGGCGTTCGGCATTACCGACGTCAACCCGGAGGAACCCGACAAAGAAAAGCTGCTGGCTCTGTTCAAAGAACTGGAATTCAGAACCTGGGTGGACGAACTCAGTCGCCAGGCGGACGTTCCGGACGTCTCCAGCGATGAGGCGGCGCCGGAAGCGCCCGAAAAACATTACGCCACCATCACCGATAAAGCGGCATTCGATAGCTGGGTCGAACGATTGGCGAAGGCCGACCTTTTCGCCTTCGACACCGAAACCACCAGCCTCAACTATTCCATCGCCGAAGTGGTCGGGGTTTCCTTTGCCATCGAGCCGGGCGAGGCGGCCTATGTGCCCTTCGGCCACGACTATATGGGCGCCCCGGATCAACTCGAAGGCGACTATGTACTGGGTCAGCTCAAACCGTTGCTGGAGGACCCGCGGCGCAAGAAGGTGGGCCAGAATCTCAAGTACGACAAAAACGTGCTGGCCAACCACGGCATCTCTTTGGAAGGAATCGCCGAGGACACCATGCTGGCGTCCTACGTGCTTAATTCCACAGCCTCCCGCCATGACATGGATAGCTTGGCACTGAAGTATCTGGGCGAGGCCACGATCTCCTTCGAATCCATTGCCGGCAAAGGCGTCAAGCAGCTCACCTTCAACCAGATCTCGCTTGAGCAGGCCGGCCCTTATGCGGCCGAAGACGCCGACATCACCCTGCGCCTGCACCAAACGCTGCGCCCAAAACTGGCGGCGGAGCCCAAGCTCGAGTCGGTTTATAGAAACATTGATCTACCCCTGGTGCCGGTGCTTTCCCACATGGAGCAGCGCGGCGTCATGCTCGACACGGCCACCCTGCGAAGCCACAGCCAGCAGCTGGCCACGCGTATGGCGGAGCTGGAACAGGCGGCTCATGAAGAAGCCGGCGAAACATTCAACCTTGGCTCCCCCAAGCAGCTCCAGGCCATTTTCTACGAAAAGCTGGGCCTGCCGGTGATCAAGAAAACGCCGAAGGGCGCGCCCTCGACCGCCGAGCCGGTGCTGCAGGAGCTGGCCCACGACTACAAGCTGCCGCATCTGATCCTGGAGCATCGCAGCCTGAGCAAGCTCAAATCCACCTACACCGACCGCTTGCCGGAGGTGGTTAGCCCCCGCACCGGGCGCGTGCATACCTCTTACCATCAGGCCGTGGCGGCGACTGGACGCCTGTCGTCATCGGAACCCAATCTGCAGAATATTCCGATCCGCACGGAAGAAGGCCGGCGTATCCGCCAGGCTTTCGTGGCTCCCGACGGCTACAAGCTGGTGGCCGCGGACTATTCGCAGATCGAGCTGCGCATCATGGCGCATCTTTCCGGCGACAAGAGCCTACTCAATGCCTTTGCCGAAGGTAAAGACATCCATCGCGCCACTGCCGCCGAAGTGTTCGGCACGTCGGTAGACGGCGTGACCGGCGAACAGCGCCGCAGCGCTAAGGCGATTAACTTCGGCCTGATCTACGGTATGTCGGCGTTCGGCCTGTCACGTCAGCTTGGCGTGGAGCGCAAGGTGGCCCAGGAATATATCGATCTTTATTTCCACCGCTACCCCGGCGTGGCCGAGTACATGGACAACATTCGCAAGCTGGCCCACGACCAAGGCTATGTGGAAACGCTTTTCGGACGCCGCCTCTACTTGCCGGAGATCAACGCCCGGAACAAGCAGATGCAGCAGGCCGCCGAACGCACTGCGATCAATGCGCCCATGCAAGGGACCGCTGCCGACATCATCAAACGCGCCATGGTCACGGTAGAGGATTGGCTGCTGAACAGCCACGCAGACGAGGCTCGCATGGTGATGCAGGTTCACGACGAACTGATCCTGGAGGTGAAGGAATCCGCGCTGGACAAGGTCATGAAGGGACTGACCGAGCGTATGTCCAGGGCTGCGGAGCTGGACGTGCCGCTGCTGGTTGAGGCCGGTGTGGGGGACAACTGGGACGAGGCTCACTGA
- the pyrE gene encoding orotate phosphoribosyltransferase produces the protein MHDYQHDFIEFAIRRDVLRFGEFTLKSGRKSPYFFNAGLFDTGSDLLQLGRAYASALQNSGLNYDILFGPAYKGIPLAAATAMSLAETGDDRPYAFNRKEKKDHGEGGNIVGAPLKGKVLIIDDVITAGTAIRESIDIIHAAGAEPAGVLIALDRQERGQGELSAIQEVEAEFKLPVVSIIRLEQVISYLSERDDFAENARKVADYRNRYGI, from the coding sequence ATGCACGACTATCAGCACGATTTCATCGAATTTGCCATCCGCCGCGATGTACTTCGCTTTGGTGAGTTCACACTCAAGTCCGGGCGCAAGAGCCCTTACTTCTTCAACGCCGGTCTGTTCGACACAGGCTCAGATTTGCTGCAACTCGGGCGTGCCTATGCCTCTGCCCTGCAAAATAGTGGCCTGAATTATGACATTCTTTTCGGGCCTGCCTATAAGGGCATTCCGTTGGCCGCAGCAACCGCCATGTCGCTGGCGGAAACGGGTGACGACCGGCCTTACGCGTTCAATCGCAAAGAAAAAAAGGATCACGGAGAGGGCGGCAACATTGTCGGCGCACCGTTAAAGGGCAAAGTACTGATCATTGACGATGTGATCACTGCCGGCACCGCGATTCGCGAGTCCATCGATATTATTCACGCCGCCGGAGCGGAACCCGCGGGCGTATTAATTGCGTTGGATCGGCAGGAGCGGGGCCAAGGCGAACTGTCCGCCATTCAGGAAGTGGAAGCGGAATTCAAACTGCCGGTTGTGAGCATTATTCGCCTAGAGCAGGTCATTAGTTACTTGTCCGAGCGCGACGACTTTGCGGAAAACGCCCGCAAAGTAGCTGACTATCGCAACCGATACGGTATCTGA
- a CDS encoding DUF4124 domain-containing protein produces MYRYKDDNGRLVISNTVPSENSTRGYEILNSRGRVVDVVEPAPTEEELAAREAEKQRMAQAQKRRQSDADLLRTFSHPDDAVRALQRKLQELDSLVQLKRGNISVIESQLEEQQSKAADLERAGREVPENLLTRIDRLRSQIREIEKEIAVQNMETQAIREAYEEKIERLETITGEKRTLLLEAASGIGPSSSAGN; encoded by the coding sequence ATGTACCGATACAAGGACGATAACGGGCGCTTGGTGATCAGCAATACGGTTCCGTCGGAAAACTCGACCCGCGGCTATGAAATCCTGAATTCGCGAGGCCGGGTAGTCGATGTGGTCGAACCGGCACCGACCGAAGAAGAACTCGCCGCCCGCGAAGCCGAAAAACAGCGCATGGCCCAAGCACAAAAACGGCGCCAGTCCGACGCTGACCTACTGCGCACCTTCAGTCATCCGGACGATGCCGTTCGAGCTTTGCAGCGCAAATTGCAGGAACTGGATAGCCTGGTCCAACTGAAACGCGGCAATATCTCGGTCATCGAGAGTCAGCTTGAGGAGCAACAAAGCAAGGCTGCCGACCTTGAGCGGGCCGGCCGTGAAGTGCCGGAAAATCTGCTGACACGCATCGATCGCCTACGCTCCCAGATCCGGGAGATCGAGAAAGAGATCGCGGTTCAGAATATGGAAACTCAGGCCATACGCGAAGCGTACGAGGAAAAGATCGAACGTCTGGAAACGATCACCGGTGAAAAGCGCACTTTATTGCTGGAAGCGGCTAGCGGTATCGGACCTTCAAGCAGCGCCGGTAACTGA
- a CDS encoding fibronectin type III domain-containing protein, translating into MMFNNQPPGVQDALALLFIAALTLSGCKGGGVSSNATTNVNVAHNTDAQTLNNPAWSTETANGTANETVNETRHTEAAGYRHAPPTRLQWLAPATRADGSKLYTGEIHGYKIYYKLRHQHVFRIIQVDDASSTHYPLKEFIPGVYEFSISTLDTEGLESQRSELVAVNII; encoded by the coding sequence GTGATGTTTAACAACCAACCGCCGGGCGTGCAGGACGCCCTGGCTTTGCTTTTTATTGCGGCTCTAACGCTTTCTGGCTGCAAAGGTGGCGGCGTTTCCAGCAACGCCACCACCAATGTGAATGTGGCCCACAACACCGATGCTCAGACGCTTAACAATCCGGCATGGTCCACTGAGACAGCCAATGGAACGGCCAATGAAACAGTCAATGAAACACGCCATACCGAAGCGGCTGGTTATCGGCACGCTCCACCAACCCGCCTGCAGTGGTTGGCGCCGGCCACTCGCGCCGATGGCTCGAAGCTGTATACAGGCGAGATCCATGGCTACAAGATTTATTACAAGCTGCGCCATCAGCATGTGTTTCGTATTATCCAGGTAGACGACGCCAGCTCGACTCACTACCCCCTAAAAGAATTCATCCCCGGGGTGTATGAATTCTCGATATCAACTTTAGACACGGAGGGCCTGGAAAGCCAACGCTCGGAGCTGGTAGCGGTCAACATCATTTGA
- a CDS encoding TonB-dependent receptor domain-containing protein, whose protein sequence is MRVSSKFAFSLLASSVCAGLHAETLNPLVVTATRTVQTVDEANASVTVISREDIDRSSATTIEQIIRTVPGVSVTSTGGPGKQSSVFIRGANSDHVLVLVDGVKIGGATAGTAQLENIPLALVDHIEVVKGPRSSLYGSEAIGGVIQIFTRRGTVEPEVISEVSAGNNGTSRLTQHFAGGSGDTRYSLSASLYDTEGVDAQPDGVQNDADGFESKSVATSLDRHVTDNLLLGLNFMHAQGENDYDGSPSFGDRYWNRFVQQSGRVFADYAASDRVTVRAQLGFGRETNDNFVDTADFFDYETRRLQYLLQSDVSLTDHQLLTIGLERVDEEVDASTQYTEEERYNNAVFVQWQTVDQPLHVTASLRQDDNEAYGEETTGIISAGYHLADFFRPYLSYGTGFKAPTFNDLYSPFGANPDLEAETSDTFEVGLKGSVGRVSYELAVYKTKFDELVVLSPPPLFIPYNVDRATAKGAELSAAYKADGWSLEAGVGYTRATNDETNAQLERRPKWDGRLAGTKVLEKVELNVELLGRTDAVDTGDARIPGYVIANAGAAYRATESLNVALEVTNLFDQTAITATGYAGQVRQVLATLRYTY, encoded by the coding sequence GTGAGAGTTTCCTCCAAATTTGCCTTCAGCTTGTTGGCGAGCTCAGTCTGTGCAGGGTTGCATGCCGAAACCTTGAATCCGTTGGTTGTGACGGCGACTCGCACGGTGCAGACCGTGGACGAGGCAAACGCCTCGGTGACCGTCATCAGTCGGGAGGACATTGACCGAAGTTCCGCAACAACCATCGAACAGATCATTCGCACGGTGCCAGGTGTGTCGGTAACGAGTACGGGTGGGCCGGGTAAACAGTCCAGCGTATTCATTCGCGGCGCCAATTCCGATCACGTGCTGGTGCTGGTCGATGGCGTCAAGATCGGTGGGGCGACGGCCGGCACCGCTCAACTGGAAAATATCCCGTTGGCACTGGTGGACCATATCGAAGTCGTTAAGGGTCCGCGCTCGAGTCTATATGGCTCTGAGGCCATTGGCGGGGTTATCCAGATATTCACGCGCCGTGGCACGGTGGAACCCGAGGTCATTTCCGAGGTCAGCGCAGGGAATAACGGAACGTCACGGCTCACTCAACATTTTGCGGGGGGCTCCGGTGACACGCGTTATAGTCTGTCGGCTTCGTTGTACGATACCGAGGGTGTGGATGCTCAGCCGGACGGTGTGCAAAATGATGCCGATGGTTTTGAGAGCAAATCGGTCGCGACCAGCCTGGATCGGCATGTCACCGATAACCTATTGCTGGGCCTGAACTTCATGCATGCGCAGGGAGAGAACGACTACGATGGTTCGCCGTCTTTTGGAGACCGGTATTGGAACAGGTTCGTTCAGCAGTCCGGCCGCGTGTTCGCTGACTATGCCGCGTCAGATCGGGTGACAGTGCGGGCGCAGCTCGGATTCGGCCGCGAAACCAATGACAATTTCGTCGATACGGCCGATTTCTTCGACTATGAGACCCGTCGCCTCCAGTATCTACTGCAAAGCGATGTCAGTTTGACTGATCATCAGTTGCTCACTATCGGGCTGGAGCGTGTCGACGAGGAAGTCGACGCCTCGACCCAATACACGGAAGAGGAGCGCTACAACAACGCTGTGTTTGTGCAATGGCAGACCGTTGACCAGCCCTTGCATGTGACCGCATCCCTTCGGCAAGACGATAATGAAGCGTACGGCGAGGAAACGACTGGGATCATTTCGGCCGGCTATCATTTGGCTGACTTCTTCCGCCCCTATCTCAGCTACGGCACTGGATTTAAAGCACCGACATTCAACGATCTATATTCCCCATTTGGCGCCAATCCGGATCTCGAGGCCGAAACTTCGGATACTTTCGAGGTTGGGCTAAAAGGAAGCGTTGGACGCGTATCTTATGAATTGGCGGTCTACAAGACCAAGTTTGATGAGCTGGTCGTCCTTAGTCCGCCGCCACTTTTCATTCCGTACAACGTTGATCGCGCGACGGCCAAGGGTGCCGAGCTGAGCGCTGCTTATAAAGCTGATGGCTGGTCGCTTGAGGCTGGCGTAGGTTACACGCGTGCGACGAATGACGAGACTAACGCCCAGCTCGAACGACGCCCGAAGTGGGATGGCCGTTTGGCGGGAACAAAAGTGCTTGAGAAAGTGGAGTTGAACGTGGAGCTGCTCGGACGCACTGACGCTGTCGACACCGGCGATGCCCGCATACCCGGCTACGTTATTGCTAACGCCGGGGCCGCGTATAGGGCCACGGAATCGCTGAACGTGGCGCTGGAGGTGACCAACCTGTTCGATCAGACAGCCATTACCGCTACCGGATACGCCGGCCAGGTTCGCCAGGTTCTGGCTACACTGCGTTATACCTACTGA
- a CDS encoding OmpP1/FadL family transporter, with protein sequence MRNNNTLSRAILASVLCSPGAVMAGGFALNEQSASAMGTANAGTAANPENATTVYFNPAGMSQLSGTNISFGAAVLDIDAEAKEGTATARNAINQPVSGSNGGDIADPAVLPNFFMTHEINDTVDVGFGIHAPYGLSADYEDDFVGRFFADKTELTAIAFSPSIALNNGEGFSLGFGVNVLYAEGRLTKFQDYSGNEAQLRQLGYAGPALEQGYFDTEGDDVGVTFSFGLLYELSDRTQIGLSGQTGTELELEGDSTLTNVPSPSIGPGGVNVNIVNLQEDAVVPLEIPESLTFGVRHRLTDSVTLLAGATWAKWSRFEALDIESDQGGGPISDIAEDKYGQENIIGHVSENWKDTWQVNVGAIWQATPEWAFKAGYAYDESPVNENFRTARIPSDDRQWLTLGTQYAHAPSGWTVDVAGGVLLFDDVDVNEREYTVDDEPAEGAASYSATYELSAWGAAVQVSKAF encoded by the coding sequence ATGAGAAACAACAACACGTTGTCGCGCGCAATCCTCGCTTCAGTACTGTGTAGTCCCGGTGCCGTCATGGCTGGCGGCTTTGCGTTGAACGAGCAGAGTGCAAGCGCCATGGGCACAGCGAATGCCGGTACCGCAGCCAACCCCGAGAACGCCACCACGGTTTATTTTAATCCGGCGGGCATGAGCCAGCTTTCGGGCACGAATATCTCTTTCGGCGCCGCTGTACTGGATATCGACGCCGAAGCAAAAGAAGGTACGGCTACAGCCCGCAACGCCATTAATCAGCCGGTATCAGGCTCGAACGGCGGTGATATTGCCGATCCGGCGGTGCTGCCGAACTTCTTTATGACGCACGAAATCAACGACACCGTTGACGTCGGCTTCGGCATCCATGCGCCATACGGGCTCTCAGCGGATTACGAAGATGATTTCGTGGGCCGTTTCTTTGCCGATAAGACGGAGTTGACCGCTATCGCTTTTAGCCCTTCCATTGCCCTGAACAACGGCGAGGGGTTCTCTTTGGGTTTCGGCGTGAACGTACTCTACGCGGAAGGCCGTTTGACCAAGTTCCAGGATTACAGTGGCAATGAGGCGCAGTTGCGCCAGCTGGGCTATGCCGGACCCGCCTTGGAGCAAGGCTATTTCGATACCGAAGGCGACGACGTCGGCGTCACCTTTAGCTTCGGGTTGCTTTATGAACTGTCTGATCGCACCCAGATTGGCCTGTCCGGCCAGACCGGTACCGAGCTTGAGCTGGAAGGCGATTCAACGCTGACCAACGTGCCAAGTCCGTCGATCGGACCCGGTGGCGTCAATGTCAATATCGTTAATTTGCAGGAAGATGCGGTGGTGCCACTGGAAATCCCCGAGAGCCTGACCTTCGGCGTTCGCCATCGGTTGACCGACAGCGTGACTCTGCTGGCTGGCGCGACCTGGGCCAAATGGAGCCGTTTCGAAGCACTTGATATAGAAAGCGACCAGGGCGGTGGGCCGATCTCCGATATCGCTGAAGACAAGTACGGGCAGGAAAACATTATCGGCCACGTCTCCGAGAACTGGAAGGACACCTGGCAGGTGAACGTTGGCGCTATCTGGCAAGCCACCCCGGAGTGGGCCTTCAAAGCGGGCTACGCTTACGATGAGTCGCCCGTAAACGAGAACTTCCGCACCGCGCGTATTCCATCCGATGACCGTCAGTGGCTAACGCTAGGCACCCAATACGCCCACGCGCCGTCCGGCTGGACGGTGGACGTTGCGGGCGGTGTGCTGCTGTTTGACGATGTAGATGTCAACGAGCGGGAATACACTGTCGATGACGAGCCTGCCGAAGGCGCAGCCAGCTACTCGGCCACGTACGAGCTGAGTGCGTGGGGCGCCGCCGTGCAGGTCAGCAAGGCATTCTAA